One Intestinimonas butyriciproducens genomic window, TCCGGTGGACACAATCCCCACGCCGCTGGAGGGCGTATAAGCGTTCCCGCCGAACAGGGTGTCCAGGGTCCAGTCCCGTGCGGGCTTTTCCCCTGTATTCCCGCCGGAGCCGCCCGTACTGTACGACACCAGCGGCGTCCCCCCTCCCGTCCGTTGAGCGCGGTCAGGATGTTCTCCAGGGAGAACTGGCCGGCAAGCTCCTGCACGTGGAAGAGGGCCTTCCCTTCGCTGAGCCGATTGGACCCGGGGTCCAGCATCTCAGCACCGCTCCCGCCGCCGCTGGCGGCCACCACAGTGGCAAAACTGACCCCGTCCCCCAACTCAGGGGTATTCTCCCGCTCTGCCTGCTGGATGCGGAGCATGTCGGCAAAGTAGCCTTCCAGCGTCTGCTGGTCCACCCCTTTTTCCGTGACAATACTCCCGGCGCAGACGTCGTAATAGTCCATCAGCATCCCCGTTTCGCCGAAGAGCTGCGCCGAGGGGCAGAGGAACGCCGGCTCTCCGCCCTGGCCCTCTTCGACCAGTCCGGCCAGATCCGTCATAGACCACACCTGCTCCACACACTCCCGCGCCCCCATCATCACCGGCACGGTGAACCGTGCGGGAACGCCGTAGACCCTGCCGTCCCGGCAATAGGCGTTCGTCAGATTGGGCATCAGCCCATCCTCCTCCAGACGCCTGGCTTGCTCTGTCATATCGGCCAGGACTCCCTTTTCTATGTAAGAGTCCACATTCAGGCCGTCCAGCAGAAGCAGATCGGGCCCTTTCCCCGCCATGAGCTCGGTGTTGAGGGTACGGATCACGTCCTCTGCGGTGGCGCCCAGCTCCTCGTCCAGCAGAACCTGGAAGTTGACCCGCACCGTGGGGTTGCTCCTCTGGAACTCTCCAATGGCCTGGCGAATGGTGTCGCTGTCCCTGAGCCCGAAGATCACCAGTTCGGTGTC contains:
- a CDS encoding extracellular solute-binding protein, with the protein product MLVIFGGEGISRYRSTDGHLLMEYPPQSYNSGAAVLGDTLLAMSADGKETVLYDLKTGRQTGGSIYDGLSFLTALGLDDEGVYLGDATGIYRQTAGGTIWEKLVDGEPTSLSMPTLSLSGLTSDGEGGFYALLQGEDDVRLLHYSYDPDTPTLPDTELVIFGLRDSDTIRQAIGEFQRSNPTVRVNFQVLLDEELGATAEDVIRTLNTELMAGKGPDLLLLDGLNVDSYIEKGVLADMTEQARRLEEDGLMPNLTNAYCRDGRVYGVPARFTVPVMMGARECVEQVWSMTDLAGLVEEGQGGEPAFLCPSAQLFGETGMLMDYYDVCAGSIVTEKGVDQQTLEGYFADMLRIQQAERENTPELGDGVSFATVVAASGGGSGAEMLDPGSNRLSEGKALFHVQELAGQFSLENILTALNGREGGRRWCRTVRAAPAGIQGKSPHGTGPWTPCSAGTLIRPPAAWGLCPPETRGSWPSPL